In a genomic window of Sardina pilchardus chromosome 20, fSarPil1.1, whole genome shotgun sequence:
- the osr1 gene encoding protein odd-skipped-related 1 — protein MGSKTLPAPVPLHPSLQLANYSLLQTSNGFQLPSDHVPSIYSFSALHAVHLHQWTLGYPPFALPRCTFSKLPGLVDARFPLPSIPLFPHLVQANKQDSSGNGPGSTGSGSSKNKPRFDFANLAAAATQEDPLKAEDLSASAQTPHPPALGCLLDVAKLSPERKPSRGRLPSKTKKEFVCKFCGRHFTKSYNLLIHERTHTDERPYTCDICHKAFRRQDHLRDHRYIHSKEKPFKCQECGKGFCQSRTLAVHKTLHMQVKELKPAKIK, from the exons ATGGGAAGTAAGACCCTTCCAGCTCCAGTCCCGCTCCATCCATCCTTGCAGCTGGCCAACTACTCCCTTCTGCAGACGTCCAACGGCTTCCAGCTCCCGTCGGACCACGTGCCCAGCATCTATAGTTTCAGTGCCCTGCACGCCGTACACCTGCACCAGTGGACCCTGGGCTACCCACCCTTTGCCCTTCCCCGCTGCACTTTCTCCAAGCTCCCTGGCTTGGTGGATGCCCGGTTTCCCCtgccctccatccctctctttccacacCTGGTCCAGGCAAACAAGCAGGACTCCTCGGGGAACGGCCCTGGCAGCACGGGCAGCGGTTCCTCCAAGAACAAGCCCCGGTTCGACTTTGCCAACCTGGCGGCCGCTGCAACCCAGGAGGACCCCCTGAAGGCGGAGGACCTGAGTGCCAGCGCGCAGACGCCCCATCCGCCCGCACTGGGCTGCCTGCTGGACGTGGCCAAGCTCTCCCCGGAGAGGAAGCCCAGCCGAGGGCGCCTGCCGTCCAAGACCAAGAAGGAGTTTGTGTGCAAGTTCTGCGGACGTCATTTCACAAAGTCCTACAACCTGCTGATTCAcgagcgcacgcacacagacgagAGGCCGTACACCTGCGACATCTGCCACAAAGCCTTCCGGCGACAGGATCACTTGAGAGATCACAG ATACATTCACTCAAAAGAGAAGCCTTTTAAATGCCAAGAGTGCGGGAAGGGATTCTGTCAGTCGAGGACGCTGGCGGTCCACAAAACATTGCACATGCAGGTCAAGGAGCTGAAGCCTGCCAAGATAAAGTGA